A single Candoia aspera isolate rCanAsp1 chromosome 7, rCanAsp1.hap2, whole genome shotgun sequence DNA region contains:
- the LSM8 gene encoding LSM8 homolog, U6 small nuclear RNA associated: protein MTSALENYINRTVAVITSDGRMIVGTLKGFDQTINLILDESHERVFSSSQGVEQVVLGLYIVRGDNVAVIGEIDEETDSALDLGNIRAEPLNSVVH from the exons ATGACCTCCGCGCTGGAAAACTACATCAACC GTACTGTTGCTGTGATTACTTCAGATGGTCGAATGATTGTG GGAACTCTCAAGGGCTTTGATCAGACAATCAACTTGATTTTGGATGAGAGCCATGAAAGAGTATTCAGTTCTTCACAAGGAGTGGAACAAGTAGTATTAGGGTTATACATTGTAAGAGGAGATAATGT GGCTGTAATTGGAGAAATAGATGAAGAAACAGATTCAGCCCTTGACTTGGGAAATATTCGAGCAGAACCTTTGAACTCAGTTGtacattga